The window TTGTGCGGGAAGAACTCGCGGAATTCGGCACACAGCTGGGCCGCGAGCGTCTTGTTGTGGCAGAGGACGAGGGTCGGCTTCTGCACGATTTCGACGATCCGCGCCATCGCCAGCGTCTTTCCTGAGCCTGTGACCCCTAGCAGCGTCTGCGCGCGGTCCCCTCGGAGCACACCTTCGGCGAGGGCCGCAGTCGCTCGGGGTTGGTCACCGGCGAGTTCATACGGGGTTACGAGCTGGAATCGCTCCGGTTTAGGCATCGCATCGCTAAAGAACACGTCCCGGCATACAGTGGTTTTGGGCGGGAACCCGCCCCGGCGCCTGGGAAGCACCAACTAGCCCTGCCCGAGGAGCCTCGTTGATCCAACAGCCGCTTTTATTCAGCGGAAATTCGAATCCCAAACTGGCCGCCAAGATAGCCGAACGCATGCAGACTAGAGTCGGCAGCGCGATGGTTGGCCGTTTCCGCAACGATGAGTGCCGCGTCGAGATTCGCGAGAACGTCCGCGGCGCAGAAGTCTTCGTTATTCAATCGCTGTGCGAGATACACAAGAGCGCGAGCGTTCCCCAGGGCGGTAGCGTCAACGATGCGCTCATGGAGCTGCTGTTGATGATCGATGCGCTTCGCCGCGCATCGGCGCAGCGCATTACGGCCGTTATTCCGTATTACGGCTACGCAAAGCAAGATAAGAAGACGCGCGGCCGCGAGCCGATTTCCGCGAAGCTGGTCGCCAACATGATCGCGGCGGCCGGCGCAGCGCGTGTCGTGACGCTCGATCTGCACGCCGCGCAAATTCAAGGCTTCTTCGATCTGCCGGTTGACAATTTGGTCGCCGCGCCGGATCTCTCGAACTATCTCAAGCGCAACGACCTGCAAGGCGAGTCGATCGTCGTCGTCTCGCCGGATGCGGGCGGGGTTGCTCGGGCTGAGAACTTTGCCAAGCGATTGCGCTCGAATATCGCCGTTATCATGAAGCGGCGCCCCGAGCCCGACATCTCGGAGGTCTCGCACGTGGTCGGCGAGGTCGCCGGACGCGTGGCGGTTGTGGTCGACGACATGATCTCGACTGGCGGTACACTGGTCAAGGCAGCCGAGAAGCTCAAGGAAATGGGAGCGACCGACGTGTATACGCTGGCGACGCACGGCATCTTCGCCGGCGACGCCATCGCACAGCTCGAGGCGTCCCCGATCAAGAAGGTTGTCGTGACGAATACGATCCCGCGCGAGCCGTCCGGCAAAATCGAGGTCCTCTCGATCGCGCAGATCCTGGCCGATGCGATCAAGCGAATCACCGCTAATCGCTCGGTCTCCGAGCTCTTCGGTGACGAAGAGGGCCAGCAAGGCCCTTTTGACGGTCACGCACCGATGGACGGAGTCGTCACCCCGTCAGAGCCGGTCGTCGCGGGACGCTAAGAAAGAGATCATGGCAAAGACTAGTCCAACGCTGAAGCTGGAGCTTCGCGAGAAATCCGGCACGATCGGCTCACGCAAAGTGCGCCACGAGGGTCGCATTCCCGGCGTCATCTACGGTCACGGCGAGAAGCCGCTCGCGGTCTCGATTGAAGGTCGCGAACTTGGCGAGCTTCTGCACGGCGGCCGCCGTCAGAACATTATCGACATCCAGCTGGACGGCAAGAAAGACACTGCGATGGTGCGCGACATGCAGCTCGATCCGGTGACGCGCCGCGTCCTGTCGATCGACTTGCAACGAATCTCGCGCAGCGACATCATCACCGCCGAAGTCCCGATCGTCACCGTCGGCATCCCAGCCGGCGTGCGCGATCAGGGCGGCATGATGGATCTCGTCACGCACGAGATCGAAGTGCGCGGTCCGGCCGACAAGATTCCGGAAGAGATTCGTGTTGACGTTTCGGAGCTGACGATCGGCGACAACATCAGCGCGGGCGAGTTGACGCTTGCCGAGGGCATTCGTCTGATCACGCCGGCCGATACGACGATCGTTGCGATCGAGCAGCCGCGTGCTGAGGAAGCGGCTCCGGCAGCGGCAGCGGTTCCTGAAGGCGCCGAAGGCGCGGTACCCGCGGAAGCGCCGGCGGGCGAGGTCGCTTCTACATAGCAGATGCCACCACTCGCGATCTTCGCTTAATCGTCGGCCTCGGAAATCCGGGGACGAAATATGCGAACACGCGTCACAACGTCGGCTTCATGGTCGTCGACGAAATTGCGCGGCGCCTCGGCGTCGCAGAGAGCGACTGGAAAACCAAAGATCGCGCGCGCCAAGTGCAAGTTGGTGCGCGCGATCTTATTTTGGTCGAGCCGCAATCCTATATGAATGAAAGCGGTGTCCCGACGCGCCTGGTCGCGAGCTGGTACCGCATTACCGCGGAACGCATGCTGGTGATCTACGACGAGCTCGACTTGCCGTTCGGACGCTTGCGCGTCCGCGATAGCGGAAGCTCGGCCGGACACAACGGTATGAAGTCGATCATCAGCTATTTCGGGACGGAGATTCCGCGTTTGCGCGTCGGCATCGGCCGAGATGGTGAGGGCGCAGAAGCGATCGACCGCGTGCTTGGCACCTTCGATCAACGCGAACGTGAGTCGCTGGCCCAGGTCGTCGGTGCCGCCGCTGATGCTGCGCTCATGTGGCTCGACGATGGTATGACGGCGGCGGCAAATGTGGCGAACGGCTGGCGGCTCCCTGGCGAGGAAAG of the Candidatus Baltobacteraceae bacterium genome contains:
- a CDS encoding ribose-phosphate pyrophosphokinase; translated protein: MIQQPLLFSGNSNPKLAAKIAERMQTRVGSAMVGRFRNDECRVEIRENVRGAEVFVIQSLCEIHKSASVPQGGSVNDALMELLLMIDALRRASAQRITAVIPYYGYAKQDKKTRGREPISAKLVANMIAAAGAARVVTLDLHAAQIQGFFDLPVDNLVAAPDLSNYLKRNDLQGESIVVVSPDAGGVARAENFAKRLRSNIAVIMKRRPEPDISEVSHVVGEVAGRVAVVVDDMISTGGTLVKAAEKLKEMGATDVYTLATHGIFAGDAIAQLEASPIKKVVVTNTIPREPSGKIEVLSIAQILADAIKRITANRSVSELFGDEEGQQGPFDGHAPMDGVVTPSEPVVAGR
- a CDS encoding 50S ribosomal protein L25, whose protein sequence is MAKTSPTLKLELREKSGTIGSRKVRHEGRIPGVIYGHGEKPLAVSIEGRELGELLHGGRRQNIIDIQLDGKKDTAMVRDMQLDPVTRRVLSIDLQRISRSDIITAEVPIVTVGIPAGVRDQGGMMDLVTHEIEVRGPADKIPEEIRVDVSELTIGDNISAGELTLAEGIRLITPADTTIVAIEQPRAEEAAPAAAAVPEGAEGAVPAEAPAGEVAST
- the pth gene encoding aminoacyl-tRNA hydrolase: MVGLGNPGTKYANTRHNVGFMVVDEIARRLGVAESDWKTKDRARQVQVGARDLILVEPQSYMNESGVPTRLVASWYRITAERMLVIYDELDLPFGRLRVRDSGSSAGHNGMKSIISYFGTEIPRLRVGIGRDGEGAEAIDRVLGTFDQRERESLAQVVGAAADAALMWLDDGMTAAANVANGWRLPGEESNPTESAER